In Streptomyces sp. NBC_00878, a single window of DNA contains:
- a CDS encoding LutB/LldF family L-lactate oxidation iron-sulfur protein gives MPSFPKAAHEAVHNQTLRGNLRHATHTIRAKRANAVAEVSDWAELREAGKQIKDHTLRHLDQYLIQLEESVAAAGGTVHWAADADEANRIVTYLVKATGEREVVKVKSMATQEIGLNEALEAEGINAYETDLAELIVQLGKDRPSHILVPAIHRNRGEIRDIFAREMSEWGRPAPEGLTDTPAELAEAARLHLREKFLRAKVGISGANFMVAETGTLVVVESEGNGRMCLTLPETLISVVGIEKIVPTWQDLEVFLQTLPRSSTAERMNPYTSTWTGTTDEDGPQTFHLVLIDNGRTDTLADEVGRQALRCIRCSACLNVCPVYERAGGHAYGSVYPGPIGAILSPQLRGTQSEIDASLPYASSLCGACYDVCPVAIDIPEVLVHLRERVVEGGPVTRDGAKVVLKPAKGHAAERAAMRAAKWAFGHPGALRTGQRFASRTRRFHPRTLPGPGKAWSETRALPTVPAEPFRDWWQRTHGGKDASK, from the coding sequence ATGCCGTCCTTTCCGAAGGCCGCGCACGAAGCCGTCCACAACCAGACCCTGCGCGGCAATCTGCGCCACGCCACCCACACCATCCGCGCCAAGCGCGCGAACGCGGTCGCCGAGGTCTCCGACTGGGCCGAGCTGCGCGAGGCCGGCAAGCAGATCAAGGACCACACACTCCGTCATCTCGACCAATATCTGATCCAGTTGGAGGAGTCGGTCGCGGCGGCCGGCGGCACCGTGCACTGGGCCGCCGACGCGGACGAGGCCAACCGGATCGTGACGTATCTCGTCAAGGCGACCGGCGAGCGCGAGGTCGTCAAGGTCAAGTCGATGGCCACGCAGGAGATCGGCCTCAACGAGGCGCTGGAAGCAGAGGGCATCAACGCCTACGAGACCGATCTCGCCGAACTCATCGTGCAGTTGGGCAAGGACCGGCCCTCCCACATCCTCGTCCCGGCCATCCACCGCAACCGCGGCGAGATCCGTGACATCTTCGCGCGCGAGATGAGCGAGTGGGGCCGCCCGGCGCCGGAGGGCCTGACCGACACGCCCGCCGAACTGGCCGAGGCCGCGCGCCTGCACCTCCGCGAGAAGTTCCTGCGCGCCAAGGTCGGCATCTCCGGCGCCAACTTCATGGTCGCCGAGACCGGCACACTGGTCGTCGTGGAGTCCGAGGGTAACGGCCGGATGTGTCTGACCCTGCCCGAGACGCTGATCTCGGTGGTCGGCATCGAGAAGATCGTGCCGACCTGGCAGGACCTGGAGGTCTTCCTCCAGACACTCCCCCGCTCCTCGACGGCCGAGCGCATGAACCCGTACACCTCCACCTGGACAGGCACGACGGACGAGGACGGTCCCCAGACCTTCCATCTGGTCCTCATCGACAACGGCCGCACCGACACGCTCGCCGACGAGGTCGGCCGCCAGGCTCTGCGCTGCATCCGCTGCTCGGCGTGTCTCAACGTCTGCCCGGTGTACGAGCGGGCGGGCGGACACGCGTACGGCTCGGTCTACCCGGGCCCGATCGGCGCGATCCTCAGCCCCCAACTCCGGGGCACGCAGAGCGAGATCGACGCCTCACTCCCGTACGCCTCCTCGCTGTGCGGCGCCTGCTACGACGTCTGCCCGGTGGCCATCGACATCCCGGAGGTGCTGGTGCATCTGCGGGAACGGGTCGTCGAGGGCGGCCCCGTGACCCGGGACGGCGCCAAGGTCGTGCTCAAGCCCGCGAAGGGGCATGCCGCCGAGCGGGCGGCGATGCGCGCGGCGAAGTGGGCCTTCGGCCACCCGGGCGCGCTGCGCACCGGCCAGCGGTTCGCGTCCCGGACCCGTCGTTTCCATCCGCGGACGCTGCCCGGTCCAGGCAAGGCGTGGAGCGAGACCCGGGCGCTGCCGACGGTTCCCGCGGAGCCGTTCCGCGACTGGTGGCAGCGGACGCACGGAGGAAAGGACGCGTCGAAGTGA
- a CDS encoding LUD domain-containing protein, which yields MSSRDLILARVRRALADVPQDDTPYDQAFERGYLREHGDRRVAETVDLLAENLADYRALVHRCAADGLAATIAGLLTARGSTSVVVPAGLDPRWLAATDVAQVPDRLDSTPAELDRVASVVTACAVAIAETGTIVLDGGPDQGRRRITLVPDHHICVVRVPDQVVSSVPQGLERLDPTRPLTWISGPSATSDIELDRVEGVHGPRTLEVVLVSGE from the coding sequence GTGAGCAGCAGGGACCTGATCCTCGCCCGGGTGCGGCGCGCGCTCGCGGACGTGCCACAGGACGACACGCCGTACGACCAGGCCTTCGAGCGCGGGTATCTTCGCGAGCACGGGGACCGGCGTGTCGCGGAGACGGTGGATCTGCTCGCGGAGAATCTGGCGGACTACCGCGCGCTCGTGCACCGCTGCGCGGCCGACGGGCTGGCGGCGACGATCGCGGGGCTGCTGACCGCGCGGGGCTCGACGTCGGTCGTCGTACCGGCGGGGCTGGACCCTCGGTGGCTCGCGGCCACCGATGTCGCGCAGGTCCCGGACCGGCTCGACAGCACCCCGGCCGAACTGGACCGCGTCGCCAGCGTGGTCACCGCGTGCGCGGTCGCCATCGCCGAGACCGGCACCATCGTCCTGGACGGCGGCCCGGACCAGGGCCGCCGCCGGATCACCCTGGTCCCGGACCACCACATCTGTGTCGTACGCGTCCCCGATCAGGTCGTGTCCTCGGTCCCCCAGGGGCTGGAGCGCCTCGACCCGACACGCCCGCTGACCTGGATCTCCGGCCCGTCCGCGACCAGTGACATCGAGCTCGACCGGGTCGAGGGGGTGCACGGTCCACGCACCCTTGAGGTGGTGCTGGTGAGCGGGGAGTGA
- a CDS encoding lytic polysaccharide monooxygenase: MTAHRTAALVGTAPLLLAVWAAGPAAAHGAPTDPVSRVVACSPDGGQQAGSAVCQAAVASGIAAFDNLRIAGVNGRDRQVVPDGKLCSGGLSAYRGLDLARADWPATRMTAGANLTLTYRSTIPHTGTFKLFLTKQGYDPTKPLKWSDLPSQPFATATDPALVNGAYRIKAKLPSDRTGRQLLYTIWQNTSTPDTYYSCSDVVFPGATDNAGAGEGGAAGSATKKPAATPTKADPTEATADPTPSASPADATTGAPVEPSDTVTDAPGQAVSSPNSGDDSQALALPLVAGGAAGLLITAGAAFTLRRRR; the protein is encoded by the coding sequence ATGACCGCACACCGCACCGCCGCCCTCGTCGGGACGGCCCCGCTCCTGCTCGCGGTGTGGGCCGCCGGGCCCGCCGCCGCGCACGGGGCGCCGACGGACCCCGTGAGCCGGGTGGTGGCCTGCTCCCCCGACGGCGGGCAGCAGGCGGGGTCGGCGGTGTGTCAGGCCGCCGTCGCCTCCGGTATCGCGGCTTTCGACAATCTGCGTATCGCGGGCGTGAACGGCCGGGACCGCCAGGTCGTTCCCGACGGCAAGCTGTGCAGCGGTGGCCTGTCCGCCTACCGGGGCCTCGACCTGGCCCGCGCCGACTGGCCGGCGACGCGGATGACCGCCGGGGCGAACTTGACGCTCACGTACCGGTCGACGATTCCGCACACGGGCACGTTCAAGCTGTTCCTGACCAAGCAGGGCTACGACCCGACGAAGCCCCTCAAGTGGTCCGACCTGCCGTCGCAGCCGTTCGCCACGGCCACCGACCCGGCGCTCGTGAACGGCGCCTACCGGATCAAGGCCAAGCTGCCGTCCGACCGGACGGGCCGTCAGCTGCTCTACACGATCTGGCAGAACACGAGCACGCCGGACACGTACTACTCGTGCTCGGACGTGGTCTTCCCCGGGGCGACGGACAATGCCGGGGCCGGGGAGGGCGGGGCCGCCGGCTCCGCCACGAAGAAGCCCGCAGCGACGCCGACGAAGGCCGACCCCACGGAGGCCACGGCCGATCCCACTCCGTCGGCGTCCCCGGCCGATGCCACCACCGGCGCCCCCGTGGAACCGTCGGACACCGTGACCGACGCACCCGGCCAGGCAGTCTCCTCCCCCAATTCCGGCGACGACAGCCAAGCACTGGCCCTGCCTCTCGTCGCGGGCGGTGCGGCGGGCCTGTTGATCACGGCGGGCGCGGCGTTCACCCTACGTCGCCGCCGGTGA
- a CDS encoding squalene/phytoene synthase family protein — protein sequence MTIAWEMYVRTWRSCLESAGAHQGALRDDYMKVARFMRRREPAGYLAVRLLVPASHQPHVLAGYAFASFTDDVCDQGTVEERTRRYDAWAEQVDTALSTGNAEHPLLRAFLHTAAERELPRRWVDSYLEGARIDLDFAGFATEADYQRYVEQLTWPFLMITSGLAHLGGGSAEFAASCRLFADAAQRTDILTDLSEDLRGGRLYLPVSDLDRHGITRSDLETGRDLPGVRALVAATVEAARASLREATVILEHCSEEHRRLTRFILDLHHQRLESVTARGASVAQRPVRDRPVACLRLLAGRPARRPAHVTG from the coding sequence GTGACCATCGCGTGGGAGATGTACGTGCGGACCTGGCGGAGTTGTCTGGAATCGGCAGGGGCGCACCAGGGCGCTCTGCGCGACGACTACATGAAGGTCGCGCGGTTCATGCGGCGGCGGGAGCCGGCCGGCTATCTGGCGGTGCGACTGCTGGTGCCCGCCTCCCATCAGCCTCATGTGCTGGCCGGTTACGCGTTCGCGTCGTTCACCGACGACGTCTGCGACCAGGGGACGGTCGAGGAACGCACGCGGCGCTATGACGCGTGGGCCGAGCAGGTGGATACGGCGCTCAGTACGGGAAACGCCGAACATCCCCTGCTGCGGGCGTTCCTGCACACCGCGGCGGAGCGTGAACTGCCGCGCCGCTGGGTCGACTCGTACCTGGAGGGTGCGCGGATCGACCTCGACTTCGCCGGGTTCGCGACCGAGGCCGACTACCAGCGGTATGTGGAGCAGCTCACCTGGCCGTTCCTGATGATCACGTCGGGGCTGGCCCATCTCGGGGGCGGGAGCGCCGAGTTCGCCGCGTCCTGCCGTCTCTTCGCCGACGCCGCCCAGCGCACGGACATCCTCACCGACCTGTCGGAGGACCTGCGCGGCGGGCGCCTGTACCTGCCCGTGAGCGATCTCGACCGGCACGGCATCACGCGCTCCGACCTCGAAACGGGCCGCGACCTGCCCGGAGTCCGCGCGTTGGTCGCGGCCACGGTCGAGGCGGCGCGCGCCTCCCTCCGCGAGGCCACCGTGATCCTGGAGCACTGCTCCGAGGAGCACCGGCGGCTGACGCGTTTCATCCTGGACCTGCACCACCAGCGCCTGGAGTCGGTGACGGCCCGCGGCGCCTCGGTCGCCCAACGCCCGGTACGCGACCGTCCGGTGGCATGCCTTCGGCTGCTGGCCGGGCGCCCTGCACGGCGCCCGGCCCACGTCACCGGCTGA
- a CDS encoding FAD-binding dehydrogenase has translation MENSAASAAITRRRALAVAGGALAATALAQSAGTAFAASSSDADAIVVGGGLAGLVATAELAAAGRRVLLLDQEPETNLGGQAFWSFGGLFLVNSDEQRLMGIKDTHELAWQDWLGTAGFDRDITDPKGQDHWAYKWAEAYVDFASGEKRSWLAGLGVQWFPIVGWAERGGGLADGHGNSVPRFHVTWGTGPAVVEPFEKKVRAAVESGKVTFRFRHRVDGLVTTGGAVTGVRGAVLEPSSAARGKPSSRTVVGEFELRAPVVIVTSGGIGANHDLVRQNWPARLGTPPKTMITGVPAHVDGRMLAITEKAGGRIVNPDRMWHYTEGLRNYDPIWPGHGIRILPGPSSMWFDATGKRFSAPDMPGYDTLHTLKSITDTGYDYSWFVTTQKIIAKEFALSGSEQNPDLTEKNIWMLLSRIWQTPEPIEKFKKNGVDFVVATTLSELVRGMNKLTGDGLIDLADLQRQIDARDREMDNPYSKDAQVMGIRNALAYPGDTLSRTAAAHKIMDSSAGPLIAVRLNILTRKTLGGLQTDLSGRVLNAAGEAVPGLYAAGEVSGFGGGGVHGYRSLEGTFLGGCLFSGRTAGRAAAAATAS, from the coding sequence ATGGAGAATTCAGCAGCCTCGGCCGCCATCACGCGCCGCCGCGCCCTGGCGGTGGCGGGCGGTGCGCTCGCCGCTACCGCCCTCGCGCAATCGGCGGGTACCGCCTTCGCCGCCTCGTCGTCGGACGCGGACGCGATCGTGGTGGGCGGCGGGCTCGCCGGGCTGGTCGCCACGGCGGAGCTGGCCGCGGCGGGCCGCAGAGTACTGCTCCTCGACCAGGAACCGGAGACGAACCTCGGCGGACAGGCGTTCTGGTCCTTCGGCGGTCTGTTCCTCGTCAACTCCGACGAGCAGAGACTCATGGGCATCAAGGACACCCATGAGCTGGCCTGGCAGGACTGGCTGGGCACGGCCGGCTTCGACCGTGACATCACCGACCCGAAGGGCCAGGACCACTGGGCCTACAAGTGGGCCGAGGCGTACGTGGACTTCGCCTCCGGTGAGAAGCGTTCCTGGCTCGCGGGCCTCGGGGTGCAGTGGTTCCCGATCGTCGGCTGGGCCGAGCGGGGCGGCGGTCTCGCGGACGGACACGGCAACTCGGTGCCCCGCTTCCACGTCACGTGGGGCACGGGACCAGCGGTCGTCGAGCCGTTCGAGAAGAAGGTGCGGGCCGCGGTCGAGAGCGGGAAGGTGACCTTCAGGTTCCGCCACCGCGTCGACGGGCTCGTGACCACGGGCGGTGCCGTCACGGGCGTACGCGGCGCGGTCCTGGAGCCGAGCAGCGCCGCCCGCGGCAAGCCCAGTTCCCGCACGGTCGTCGGCGAGTTCGAGCTGCGCGCGCCGGTCGTGATCGTCACCTCCGGCGGTATCGGCGCCAACCACGATCTCGTACGGCAGAACTGGCCGGCCCGTCTCGGCACCCCGCCCAAGACCATGATCACCGGCGTGCCGGCCCACGTGGACGGCCGCATGCTCGCGATCACCGAGAAGGCGGGCGGCCGGATCGTCAACCCGGACCGCATGTGGCACTACACCGAGGGCCTCAGGAACTACGACCCGATCTGGCCGGGCCATGGCATCCGCATCCTGCCCGGCCCGTCGTCCATGTGGTTCGACGCCACCGGCAAACGCTTCAGCGCGCCCGACATGCCCGGCTACGACACCCTCCACACGCTCAAGTCGATCACTGACACCGGGTACGACTACTCCTGGTTCGTAACCACCCAGAAGATCATCGCCAAGGAGTTCGCGCTCTCCGGCTCCGAGCAGAACCCGGACCTCACCGAGAAGAACATCTGGATGCTGCTGTCCCGCATCTGGCAGACCCCGGAGCCGATCGAGAAGTTCAAGAAGAACGGCGTGGACTTCGTCGTCGCCACGACCCTGTCCGAACTCGTCCGCGGCATGAACAAGTTGACCGGGGACGGCCTGATCGACCTGGCCGATCTCCAGCGGCAGATCGACGCACGCGACCGGGAGATGGACAACCCCTACTCCAAGGACGCCCAGGTCATGGGCATCCGCAACGCCCTCGCCTACCCCGGGGACACCCTCAGCCGCACGGCAGCCGCCCACAAGATCATGGACTCCAGCGCCGGACCACTGATCGCGGTACGCCTCAACATCCTCACCCGCAAGACCCTCGGCGGCCTCCAGACCGACCTCTCCGGCCGGGTCCTGAACGCGGCCGGAGAAGCCGTACCCGGTCTGTACGCGGCGGGCGAGGTCTCCGGTTTCGGCGGAGGCGGCGTCCACGGATACCGCTCCCTGGAGGGCACGTTCCTCGGCGGCTGCCTGTTCTCCGGCCGCACGGCGGGGCGGGCGGCGGCAGCGGCGACCGCGTCCTGA